A DNA window from Kitasatospora atroaurantiaca contains the following coding sequences:
- a CDS encoding cyclase family protein: MRTHTEPGREPRMSQEEFRSLYRRLREQAGDVSHSRGTLDTITPATVRAAAGEVRSGRTVTLAAPVETRPGPDNPEPAGHRITSPPEAQGGTSGLHFATDRFSMNIHGDADSHLDALCHIAYDGTLHGGIPAATVTAAGATALSVEVAHDGIVGRGVLLDIPRLRGVPWLEPGDHVTAAETAQHVRVGQGDLLFVRVGHRRRRSESGPWDAAHARAGLHPSAMEFLAERRVAVLGGDGNNDTASAATGSTASPAWYAARPTRR, translated from the coding sequence ATGCGCACGCACACCGAGCCCGGCCGCGAGCCGCGCATGAGTCAGGAGGAATTCCGCTCCCTGTACCGGCGGCTTCGCGAGCAGGCCGGCGACGTCTCGCACAGCCGGGGCACCCTGGACACCATCACGCCGGCGACGGTACGCGCGGCTGCGGGCGAAGTCCGCTCGGGTCGTACCGTGACGCTGGCCGCGCCGGTGGAGACCCGGCCCGGCCCGGACAATCCGGAGCCCGCCGGGCACCGGATCACCAGCCCGCCGGAGGCTCAGGGCGGCACCTCCGGGCTGCACTTCGCGACGGACCGCTTCAGCATGAACATCCACGGCGACGCCGACAGCCACTTGGACGCGCTGTGTCACATCGCCTACGACGGCACCCTGCACGGCGGCATCCCCGCCGCAACCGTCACGGCGGCCGGAGCCACCGCGCTGTCCGTCGAGGTGGCCCACGACGGGATCGTCGGGCGCGGCGTCCTGCTCGACATCCCGCGGCTGCGCGGAGTGCCGTGGCTCGAACCGGGTGACCACGTGACCGCCGCCGAGACCGCCCAGCACGTCCGAGTCGGCCAGGGCGACCTGCTGTTCGTCCGGGTCGGCCACCGCCGGCGGCGCAGCGAATCCGGGCCGTGGGACGCCGCACACGCCCGCGCCGGGCTCCATCCCTCTGCAATGGAGTTCCTCGCGGAGCGTCGGGTCGCTGTGCTCGGCGGTGACGGCAACAACGACACGGCATCCGCTGCAACCGGGTCGACGGCTTCCCCTGCCTGGTACGCGGCAAGGCCGACGCGCAGGTGA